GGCCAGCAGCTGGCCCGCCCAGGGCGCGGCGAAGACGCGACCGAGCTCCAGCACACGTACGTTCGACAACGGCGCGGGCATCCTGCCTATCCTCCCTGCCGGGCCACGGGCGGCGCCGACCGATCCACGCCGTCAGGCGCCTTCCGCGGCGGCCTTCTTCTTGGCTTCCTTGGCCGCGCGGAACATGGTCACGAAGGCCTCGGTCTCTCGCGCGAGGACGACGTTAGCGTCATGCTCGCCGGAGTTCTCCCGCAGCAGCTCGCGGGTGAGCTGCATCTGCAGGGCCGGTGCCGCGGCGAGCTTCTCGCCCAGAGCGACGGCCTCCGCCACGACGTCGTCGTCCCCCGCCACTCGGGTGATCAGGCCGATGTCGAGGGCCTCCTGCGCGCTGAGCTTGGCCGAGGAGAGGCAGATGTCCACGGCGTGGCCGTAGCCGACCAGCCGCGGAAGCAGCGCCGTGCAGCCCAGCTCGGGCATCAGCCCCAGCGACAGGAACGGGAACGAGTAGGTCGAGGACGCCCCTCCGATGCGGATGTCGAAGGGCAGGATCTGGGTCACGCCCAGGCCGATCGCGGCGCCGCGGATCGCCCCGATCGTCGGCTTGGACCGGGCCAGGAGATGCAGCCAGCTCGCGTCCTGCGCCATGGACAGCGTCGCCACGTTGGGCCGGCGGCCGGTCTGCGGATCCGGCGGCTCGGGCTCGGCCTTGAAGTCGGTGCCAGCGCAGAACACCGGTCCGTCGTGGGTGATCACGATCGCGCCCACGTCCGCCGAGGCGTTGGCCCGCTCGATGGCGGCGACGGCCTCCCGGTACATCGGCGGGTTCCACGCGTTGCGGCGCTCCTGGCGATCGTAGGTGATCACCGCGACACGGCCGCGCTCCTCGTAGCGCAGAGTCTCGTAGCTCATGGCTGCTCCCGAGCGTAGCGGGCCGGCCCAAGGGCCCGCCCGGCGTTCGTCAGACTAGGACTGCGCGTGGCGCGAGACCTCGTGGGCGAACATGCGGTCGATGTCCTCCTCGGCAGGCCGCGGCAGTTCCACCGCCTTGTCGCGCGTCGGCAGCAGGACGACGGCCTTGCCGGGGGTCACCGTGGTGCCCCACTGGTTCTCCACCCACACCTCGAGGTGCACCTCGTTGCGGCCCTCGACCTGGCGCTTCTCCTGCACCCGGCCTTTGATCCAGTAGGTGTCGCCCGTGTAGACGAAGCGCCGGTGCTGGCACGACAGCTTCCAGAGCCAGCCGTCGTCACCCATCCAGTTGGTGATGATGTTGGTGAGGAAAGTCTCGCGCAGGCCGCCGTAGTCATAGGACACCGGAATGCCGAGCTCGTTGGCCCACTCCTTCTCCCAGTGCAGGCGCTGGACGGTGTCCGGCACGCCCATGGGATTGGGCGTGTACATGCCCGGGACCTTCTTGCGGATCTTGTAGGACAGGCGGAACGCGCCGGGCGGCGTCAACTGCATGCCCCAGCCGATGTGCCAGATGATCAGGTCGCTGGTGCGCATCGGGCCGCGGACGATGGTGGGGAGCTCCTCCCCCTCCTTGACGTCCTCGAAGTAGAGCGTGTTGGCGCCGCGGATGGTCTCGGCCTCGTAGGCGGCGTCGATCTCGGCGAGTTGCTCGGCCGTGTAGGGCTGCGGAAGCTCGTATTCCTTCTTCCGCTCCTTGGAGGCGTGACGCTCGGCGCGCATCCAGGTGCCGCGCTGGATCGCGTGCAGTTCGTCGTCCTGGTTGCGGTAGATGTAGCCCTGGATCTCGGAGACCGTGCGCCCCGAGAAGCTGCTGCGCTCGTTCACCTGCACGCCGATCAGCGCCGACCGCTGCTTCAGCCGGTCGGCCAGCCGCAGCGGACGCCACCACTCGAACTCCATGACGGCTTGGTACGAGCCCAGCCCCACCAGCGGGTCGCCCTTCAGCAGCTGCTTCTGCTCCGCCGTCAGGGGGGCGGAGTCCGGCTCGCCCATAGTGTAGAGGAAGTTGGGCGGCGCGATCAGCCCGCCCCAGCGGGTCTTCTTGCCGTATTCCGGGTCGCACCACAGCGGGTTGTCGTCGCCGTAGCCGAAGGCGAAGTGGCGCGTACCGTCCCAGGTCACCTCGTAGTTATGCGGCGGCGTGGGCTTGTTGTACTGGATGCCGACCCGCTGGCGCAGCTTGGCGATCCCCTCGTCCGTGAGCACGCCGTAGTTGGATGGCGGCTTGTCCTTCAGTGCGGCGTCCGTCATGGCTTTTTCCTCGCTTCCATTGCATCCCGATCTCTGAGGCCGCTCAGGCGGCCAGCGGACCGGTGAAGAGCTTCCTGAGTTCGGGTTGGCTGACCTTGAGCGAAGGCGTGCGCGGCATCTCCTGGAGCGCCTTCAGCTGCGCCGGGACCTGGTACGGCAGCAAGCGCTCGCGCAGGAAGGCGCGCAGCTCCTCCTCGGCGGGCGCGGACGCCCCCGATTTCACGATGTAGGCCGCGACAGGCACCTGGCCGAGACGCGGGTCCGGGACGTCGACGACGGCCGCCTCACGGATCGACGGATGCTGCTCCAGGGCCCGCACGACGTCGTCGGGGAACACCTTGAAGCCGCCCCGGATGATGGCGTTGTCGAAGCGCCCCTTGATCCAGAGGAAGTTGTCCGGGTCTAGCACGGCCAGGTCCGTGGTGCGGAACCAGTCGCCATCGCCCAGGTGGTCCGCCTTGAGCTCCAGCAGGCCTTCCGTGCCGAACGGCAGGATCTCGCCGGTCTCGGGATCGACGATGCGGGCATGGCAGCCCGGATTCATCCGCCCGACCGAACCGCGCTTGTCCTTGTGGTGGGCCTTGAAGTCGGCGAGCGTCCAGCCGGCCACGCCGCCGGCGAACTCGGTGGCGCCGTAGTTCTGCAGCACCGGGATGCCGTAGCGTTCGAAGAAGGCGTCGCCCAGGTCCGGGTCGAGGGGCGCGGTGCCGGCCCGGAAGGCCACAAGACTGCTGAGATCCTCCTTCGGCACGTCGGCGTCCAGGATCATCCGCAAGGCGGACGGCGGAGCGCCGGCGACCTTCGGCCGGTGGCGGCGCACGGCATCGACCCAGCTTTCCACGGTGAAGCGGCCGAGCAGGCAGGACTTGCGGCCCGCGGCCACGCAGTTGAACAGGCCGAATACCCCGCTGATGTGCGCGAACGGCGCATTCAGGATCTGCACCCCGCCGCGCAGCTTCGGCGGATCGTCGGGCCGGCGGTTGTCGTAGACCCCGGCGTCGATCACCGCCTGCTCCAGGGTCCTGGCCTTCAGCGGCACCCGCTTGGGCGCGCCGGTCGTCCCGCTGGTGAGCATCTCGACGGCGATTCCGGGGGCGTCCCGGCGCAGATCCGAGCCAGCGACCGTCTCGAGTCCGGGGACCAGCCGCACGGGATCGGATCGGTCGCCGGTCAGCTCGAGCCCCAGGCATCCGATCTCACGGGCGGCCGCCAGGATGGCGGGCCGGGCCCAGTCCTCGGCGCAGCCCAGGATGGCGGGGGGCCGCAGCGCCAGGATGTCGGCGCTCAGCCGCTCGTCCGGCAGCATCGGGGTGAGCGTGACCACGCAGCGATCGGTGATCACCAGCCCGATGATTCCCGCGGCGATCGAAGAGGTGTTCCGCAGCAGCCCGCCGACCCGCACGCCCGCGCCGAGCCCGGCCTCGTTCAGCATGGCGTCGAGGCGGTCGATCACCTGCTCCAGGTCCGACCATGTCCACCAGCTCCCGCCGTGTTCGATCGCCTCTGCGTCCGGCTGCAACTGCAGCACGCCGCGGACCAGCTGGGCCAGATTCATTACGGGGACTCTCCGGAGAGTTTGCTATGACCTGTTTCACTTATATAACGAATTGAGCCGCAATCAACTGGTCATCGGACCGGACCAGCGGATCGAGGAGACGGGCATGCGTGAGTACTTGTACGGTCGGACCGGAGAGCGGTTCTCGCCCGAGGCCGCGGCGATGAGCCCGTGGGACCGGCGGCTTCAGGGCGGGGTGGCCCTCGGCGCGCTGCTGACGCATCTGGTCGAGGAGACGCCCGCGCCGTCCCCGATGCTGCTCACGCGGCTGACCATCGACATCATCCGCCCGGTGCCGTTCCAACCGCTGGTCGGGCGGGCGGAGATCATTCGCGACGGCCGGAACATGCAGAATATCGAGGCCCGCCTCGAGCACGAGGGCGCGCTGGTCGCCGCCGCCTCGGCCGTCCGCGTTCGGCTGGCCGAGACGCCCGCCAGTCCGATGACCGGTGACTATCCGCCGCCGGAAGACGCGCCCGACCGCCCCCTGGTTCGCAGCGACAGGCGGCGTGGCGGGCTCGAGACCCGCATCCTCTCCGGAGGCCTTCTCGAGAGCGGCCCGGGACAGGCCTGGGGCCGGCCCGCCATGGACCTGTTTCCCGGGACGCCGGTCTCGCTGACCGCGGGGGCCGCCATGGTGGCCGACATCGGTAGCGCCGTCTCGTCGGAGGTGGATTCCCGCCGCTGGAGCTTCGCCAATGTCGATCTGGTGCTCCACTTCACCCGCGCGCCCGAGTCGGAGTGGGTGCTGATCGACGCGCGGACGCTGAGCGCCGGCAACGGCGTGGGCCTGGTGGATTCAATCCTGGCCGACCGGCGCGGGCCTTTCGCGCGCGCTCACCAGACGCTGTTCATCGCGCCCCAGCCTGCGGCCCCCACCCGTCCGGCCGCCGCGGTCACGGAGGTCGTGCGTTGAGCCGGGCGGCCTTCTACGTCCAACGGGAGGGGCGCTTCGAACCGCTTGTGCCGGCGACGGGCTCCTGGAACCGCAGTCATCAGAACGGCGTCGCCGTCGGCGGGCTTCTGGCGCGCGCCATCGAGGCGACTCCCGTCCCCGCGCCGATGGTCACGGCGCGGCTGACCGTCGACATCATGCGGCCCGTGCCGTTCCAGCCGGTGGAGGCGCGCGCCCGTGTGCTTCGGGAGACCGCGCGCATGCAGGTGCTGGAGTCCGAGATCGTCGTCGACGACGTGGTGCTGGCCCGCGCCCGCGCGCTGCGCCTGCGCGAGGAGCCGACGCCCCCGGCGGTCGAGCCGCCCCTGCCGCTGCCGTTCCCCGAGGACCTGCCCCCGGTCCCGGTCACCAGCGTGCTCGGACGCGGCCATCCGATGGAGACGCAGGTGGTCAGCGGCGATCCGCGGCAGCCCGGCCCCGGGGCCTACTGGACCCGGTTCAACGCCGACCTTGTGGCGGGCGAGGCGCTCGGCGGCTGCGCCCGGGCGGTCATGGCGGCGGACATCGCGAGCGCGCCGTCCTCGGTCCTGGACCGCAAGGCCTGGAGCTTCGCGAACGTCGACCTGTCCGTCCACTTCACGCGGGCGCCCGAGGGGGAATGGGTGCTGATCGCCTGTGAGACGGTCACCGACGGCAACGGCGTGGCCCTGGTCAACTCGGTCGTCAGCGACCGGACGGGACCCTTCGGCCGCGCGCACCAGACCCTGTTCATCGCCCCGCTCCCCCCGAAGGGCTGAGCCGGCGCGCGCCTTCAGGCGCCCAGCCATTCCCGGAGGACCTCGTCGGTATGCTCGCCGAGGTCGGGCGGCGCCTTGGCCGGCCCGATGGGGGTCTCGGAGAACCGCATCGGCGTGGCGACGTGGCGTA
The Phenylobacterium zucineum HLK1 genome window above contains:
- a CDS encoding enoyl-CoA hydratase/isomerase family protein — its product is MSYETLRYEERGRVAVITYDRQERRNAWNPPMYREAVAAIERANASADVGAIVITHDGPVFCAGTDFKAEPEPPDPQTGRRPNVATLSMAQDASWLHLLARSKPTIGAIRGAAIGLGVTQILPFDIRIGGASSTYSFPFLSLGLMPELGCTALLPRLVGYGHAVDICLSSAKLSAQEALDIGLITRVAGDDDVVAEAVALGEKLAAAPALQMQLTRELLRENSGEHDANVVLARETEAFVTMFRAAKEAKKKAAAEGA
- a CDS encoding class I adenylate-forming enzyme family protein — encoded protein: MNLAQLVRGVLQLQPDAEAIEHGGSWWTWSDLEQVIDRLDAMLNEAGLGAGVRVGGLLRNTSSIAAGIIGLVITDRCVVTLTPMLPDERLSADILALRPPAILGCAEDWARPAILAAAREIGCLGLELTGDRSDPVRLVPGLETVAGSDLRRDAPGIAVEMLTSGTTGAPKRVPLKARTLEQAVIDAGVYDNRRPDDPPKLRGGVQILNAPFAHISGVFGLFNCVAAGRKSCLLGRFTVESWVDAVRRHRPKVAGAPPSALRMILDADVPKEDLSSLVAFRAGTAPLDPDLGDAFFERYGIPVLQNYGATEFAGGVAGWTLADFKAHHKDKRGSVGRMNPGCHARIVDPETGEILPFGTEGLLELKADHLGDGDWFRTTDLAVLDPDNFLWIKGRFDNAIIRGGFKVFPDDVVRALEQHPSIREAAVVDVPDPRLGQVPVAAYIVKSGASAPAEEELRAFLRERLLPYQVPAQLKALQEMPRTPSLKVSQPELRKLFTGPLAA
- a CDS encoding thioesterase family protein, whose translation is MREYLYGRTGERFSPEAAAMSPWDRRLQGGVALGALLTHLVEETPAPSPMLLTRLTIDIIRPVPFQPLVGRAEIIRDGRNMQNIEARLEHEGALVAAASAVRVRLAETPASPMTGDYPPPEDAPDRPLVRSDRRRGGLETRILSGGLLESGPGQAWGRPAMDLFPGTPVSLTAGAAMVADIGSAVSSEVDSRRWSFANVDLVLHFTRAPESEWVLIDARTLSAGNGVGLVDSILADRRGPFARAHQTLFIAPQPAAPTRPAAAVTEVVR
- a CDS encoding FAS1-like dehydratase domain-containing protein, whose product is MTDAALKDKPPSNYGVLTDEGIAKLRQRVGIQYNKPTPPHNYEVTWDGTRHFAFGYGDDNPLWCDPEYGKKTRWGGLIAPPNFLYTMGEPDSAPLTAEQKQLLKGDPLVGLGSYQAVMEFEWWRPLRLADRLKQRSALIGVQVNERSSFSGRTVSEIQGYIYRNQDDELHAIQRGTWMRAERHASKERKKEYELPQPYTAEQLAEIDAAYEAETIRGANTLYFEDVKEGEELPTIVRGPMRTSDLIIWHIGWGMQLTPPGAFRLSYKIRKKVPGMYTPNPMGVPDTVQRLHWEKEWANELGIPVSYDYGGLRETFLTNIITNWMGDDGWLWKLSCQHRRFVYTGDTYWIKGRVQEKRQVEGRNEVHLEVWVENQWGTTVTPGKAVVLLPTRDKAVELPRPAEEDIDRMFAHEVSRHAQS
- a CDS encoding thioesterase family protein — translated: MSRAAFYVQREGRFEPLVPATGSWNRSHQNGVAVGGLLARAIEATPVPAPMVTARLTVDIMRPVPFQPVEARARVLRETARMQVLESEIVVDDVVLARARALRLREEPTPPAVEPPLPLPFPEDLPPVPVTSVLGRGHPMETQVVSGDPRQPGPGAYWTRFNADLVAGEALGGCARAVMAADIASAPSSVLDRKAWSFANVDLSVHFTRAPEGEWVLIACETVTDGNGVALVNSVVSDRTGPFGRAHQTLFIAPLPPKG